The Nitrospiria bacterium genome contains a region encoding:
- a CDS encoding Hsp20/alpha crystallin family protein encodes MPPIQWDPFRDLLSLQERMNKLFEDSLVRSTSQLGDVSQGTWTPVVDIMEKEDAIILKAELPGVRLEDVDLQIKDDALILKGERRFEKETKKENYHRIERSYGTFSRSFTLPGIVDQSGISAKLKDGILEVKLPKARSMESKPIPIEIKK; translated from the coding sequence ATGCCGCCCATTCAATGGGATCCTTTCCGTGACCTGTTGTCCCTTCAGGAACGGATGAACAAACTGTTTGAAGACAGCCTGGTTCGTTCGACCAGTCAACTCGGCGACGTTTCCCAAGGCACCTGGACACCCGTGGTCGACATCATGGAAAAAGAAGACGCGATTATTCTGAAGGCGGAGCTTCCCGGCGTGCGGCTGGAAGACGTCGATTTGCAGATTAAAGACGACGCCCTGATCCTGAAGGGGGAGCGCCGGTTTGAAAAGGAAACGAAGAAGGAAAACTATCACCGCATTGAACGCTCGTACGGCACCTTTTCAAGATCCTTCACGCTTCCCGGCATTGTGGATCAATCCGGGATCAGCGCCAAACTCAAGGACGGCATTCTGGAGGTCAAGCTGCCGAAGGCCCGGTCGATGGAGTCCAAACCCATCCCGATCGAGATTAAAAAATAA
- a CDS encoding lytic transglycosylase domain-containing protein — MNNQEIAFQKEASVYEFKRPTLLGVPTGLGGVASFAAVLVLGCLIGRTDCAAGDVYQFIDSAGVVHFSNVPVDPRYRQIRVPVPVAPVRLEDIHETILSAARRYRVDPALVKAVIKVESDFDPHAVSDAGAMGLMQLMPATASTLDVQNPFNPAENISGGVKHLSYLLGRFNGDLTLALAAYHAGEKTVTHYNQVPPIEKTHRYIQKVLAAYKTYRGKESARKSIYKVLSPDGRVIYTNVPEQYQDTRRYRVAYTQAP, encoded by the coding sequence ATGAATAATCAGGAGATAGCTTTTCAGAAGGAGGCGTCGGTCTACGAATTCAAACGGCCGACCCTTCTCGGCGTGCCCACTGGACTCGGCGGAGTCGCTTCATTCGCCGCTGTCCTGGTGCTGGGTTGCCTGATCGGCCGGACCGATTGCGCGGCGGGTGATGTTTATCAATTCATCGATTCCGCCGGGGTGGTTCATTTCTCCAACGTCCCGGTCGATCCGCGGTACCGACAGATTCGGGTGCCGGTCCCGGTCGCTCCGGTCCGTCTGGAGGACATACACGAGACGATCCTGAGCGCCGCCCGCCGATACCGCGTGGATCCGGCCTTGGTCAAGGCCGTCATCAAGGTGGAATCGGATTTTGACCCGCATGCGGTTTCGGATGCCGGCGCCATGGGCCTGATGCAGTTGATGCCGGCCACGGCGTCCACCTTGGATGTCCAAAACCCGTTCAATCCCGCCGAAAATATTTCCGGTGGCGTTAAGCATTTAAGCTATCTACTGGGGCGGTTCAATGGAGATCTGACATTGGCGCTGGCGGCCTACCATGCCGGGGAAAAGACCGTTACCCACTACAACCAGGTTCCGCCCATCGAAAAGACGCATCGCTATATTCAAAAAGTGCTCGCGGCTTATAAAACGTACCGCGGAAAAGAGTCCGCTCGAAAGTCCATTTATAAAGTTTTATCGCCTGACGGCCGCGTGATCTACACCAATGTTCCGGAGCAGTATCAAGACACCCGGCGCTACCGGGTGGCTTACACCCAAGCCCCCTGA
- the nadB gene encoding L-aspartate oxidase: MSPSSQIDLTDFLVIGSGIAGVRAAIELGRHGRVVIVNKGNPEESASEFAQGGIAVALDSPDSVEAHMADTLAAGKGLCRSEVVEVLVKEGPPRVRELIRWGARFDRQGDRYVMAREAAHRYARILRRGDATGTEIMRTLLTKTRPLRTIRWLPRHFTSDLLVHKGRCLGAVLLSESGSVRVIGAKTVLLATGGAGQVYSRTTNPPVATGDGMAMAYRAGCVLEDMEFVQFHPTALAVANAPAFLLTEALRGEGAVLRNARGKTFMKRYDPAGELATRDVVSRAIWQEMRSGHTSHVYLDITHLKADYIRARFPTVTQTCLRYGFDITNTPIPVAPSAHFMIGGAKTSLTGATSLDGLFAAGEVACSGIHGANRLASNSLLEGLVFGARAGKAMIAFARKDAVKSSEIRSVFEKNRSEWITRQSVFPASLEPAAHRLKETMWDRVGIVRDRASLMNALKVLEQWKFLMTAPVVSRQEGEFKNTATVASMIVRAALLRKSSIGVHYRSDDPKPGKRPDLRHIEFRRSDHPQGAWV, translated from the coding sequence ATGAGCCCTTCGTCCCAAATCGATCTGACGGATTTTCTCGTCATCGGCAGCGGCATCGCCGGCGTTCGGGCGGCCATCGAGTTGGGACGCCACGGTCGGGTCGTCATTGTCAACAAAGGAAACCCGGAGGAGAGCGCCTCGGAATTCGCCCAGGGCGGGATCGCGGTCGCGCTTGATTCCCCGGACAGCGTGGAGGCGCACATGGCCGACACCCTCGCGGCCGGCAAGGGCCTCTGCCGATCGGAGGTGGTCGAGGTTTTAGTCAAAGAAGGTCCCCCCCGGGTCCGGGAACTGATCCGGTGGGGCGCCCGATTCGATCGGCAAGGAGACCGTTATGTCATGGCCCGGGAAGCCGCCCACCGTTACGCCCGCATTCTACGGCGGGGAGACGCGACCGGAACCGAGATTATGAGGACGTTGCTGACAAAGACCCGACCGCTTCGAACGATCCGCTGGCTTCCGCGGCATTTCACCTCCGATCTGCTGGTCCACAAAGGGCGGTGCCTCGGGGCCGTTTTATTATCCGAATCCGGAAGCGTTCGCGTGATCGGGGCTAAAACCGTCTTGCTGGCCACCGGCGGCGCCGGCCAGGTTTACTCTCGCACCACCAATCCTCCCGTCGCCACGGGGGACGGAATGGCCATGGCTTACCGCGCCGGCTGCGTCCTCGAGGACATGGAATTCGTCCAATTCCATCCGACGGCACTCGCCGTCGCCAACGCCCCCGCCTTTCTCCTGACCGAAGCTTTGCGGGGCGAGGGAGCGGTTCTTCGCAACGCCCGGGGGAAAACCTTCATGAAAAGATACGATCCCGCCGGGGAGTTGGCCACGCGCGACGTCGTCAGCCGGGCCATTTGGCAAGAGATGCGGTCCGGTCATACCTCTCATGTCTATTTGGATATCACGCACTTGAAGGCCGATTATATTCGCGCAAGGTTTCCGACCGTCACTCAGACCTGTTTGCGGTACGGCTTCGACATCACGAATACGCCCATCCCGGTCGCGCCAAGCGCCCACTTCATGATCGGAGGAGCCAAGACGTCTCTGACCGGCGCGACCTCCCTGGACGGTTTATTTGCCGCGGGTGAAGTGGCCTGCAGCGGCATTCACGGCGCCAATCGGCTGGCGAGCAACTCCTTGCTGGAAGGGTTGGTCTTCGGCGCCCGGGCGGGCAAGGCGATGATCGCCTTCGCTCGGAAGGACGCGGTGAAGTCCTCCGAGATTCGGTCCGTCTTTGAAAAAAACCGATCCGAATGGATCACCCGTCAATCGGTCTTCCCGGCCTCGTTGGAGCCGGCCGCTCACCGGCTTAAGGAAACGATGTGGGACCGGGTCGGCATTGTTCGAGATCGGGCATCGCTGATGAACGCCTTGAAGGTTTTGGAGCAGTGGAAATTCCTCATGACCGCGCCCGTCGTTTCCCGGCAGGAAGGCGAATTCAAGAACACGGCGACCGTGGCTTCCATGATCGTGCGGGCGGCGTTGTTGAGGAAGAGCAGCATCGGAGTGCATTACCGTTCGGATGATCCCAAACCGGGGAAACGGCCCGACCTCCGTCATATTGAATTCCGGCGTTCGGATCATCCTCAGGGGGCTTGGGTGTAA
- a CDS encoding universal stress protein — protein MKILMCTDGQPYAEEAIRFGGRFAHGLDADVTVLFVRPSVSRGDSIRLNTARKKMGEWNPDVPSVENLKRAKEILVESGLVPFSSERDAGVRQTFRESAEGGVELHWVGRRTERVRLKLREGESAEQILTEARRGRYDLVLTGSRGHEGIASYFVGSTALRIAEFAPCSVLIAKNIRESHDFLMCTDGSRLAEKAELFGAQIAQALNARVTVLSVASEPSGLKAAQEQVRRAEMILAQLGVQADVETRVGRPSEVIIDKAKNHDIVVMGASGSSAVRRFFLGSVPLKVIEYGACPVLLVRAKPGSKRRGTDRGGN, from the coding sequence ATGAAGATTTTAATGTGCACCGATGGTCAGCCGTACGCGGAGGAGGCGATCCGGTTCGGTGGACGATTCGCCCACGGACTGGACGCGGATGTGACGGTTCTGTTTGTGCGCCCCTCGGTTTCCCGTGGAGACTCGATTCGCCTGAACACGGCTCGAAAGAAGATGGGGGAATGGAATCCGGACGTTCCGTCTGTGGAAAACCTCAAGCGCGCAAAAGAAATCTTGGTGGAGAGCGGTTTGGTGCCTTTCTCGTCCGAAAGGGATGCCGGCGTTCGTCAGACCTTCCGGGAGTCCGCGGAGGGGGGCGTTGAACTGCATTGGGTCGGCCGTCGTACCGAACGTGTGCGGTTGAAGCTTCGCGAAGGCGAATCGGCCGAACAAATCCTGACGGAGGCCCGTCGCGGACGCTATGACTTGGTCCTGACGGGATCCCGAGGCCATGAAGGGATCGCCAGTTACTTTGTGGGCAGCACGGCGCTTCGGATCGCCGAATTTGCACCCTGTTCGGTTTTGATCGCCAAGAACATTCGCGAGAGCCACGACTTTCTGATGTGCACGGATGGCTCGAGGTTGGCCGAAAAGGCCGAGTTGTTCGGCGCCCAGATTGCCCAGGCCTTGAATGCGCGGGTGACGGTTCTGTCCGTCGCTTCCGAGCCGTCCGGGCTCAAAGCCGCCCAGGAACAGGTCCGACGGGCCGAAATGATCCTGGCCCAGTTGGGGGTTCAGGCCGACGTTGAGACGCGCGTCGGCCGTCCCTCGGAAGTGATCATTGACAAGGCCAAGAATCATGACATCGTGGTCATGGGGGCCAGCGGCAGCTCGGCCGTCAGGCGGTTTTTCCTGGGAAGCGTTCCGCTCAAAGTGATCGAATACGGCGCCTGTCCGGTCCTACTGGTTCGTGCAAAGCCCGGGTCCAAGCGGCGCGGCACCGATCGCGGCGGAAATTGA
- a CDS encoding AURKAIP1/COX24 domain-containing protein has product MSRVVKKRRKKMRKHKYRKLRKKMRHQRRKH; this is encoded by the coding sequence ATGTCGAGAGTGGTTAAGAAACGGCGCAAAAAAATGCGAAAACACAAATACCGAAAGCTCAGAAAAAAGATGCGCCACCAACGACGGAAGCACTAA
- the lipA gene encoding lipoyl synthase — MSPLSPGGFPRDRSRLPPWFRVRAYPGPRYQGMKNLVHDLKLHTVCEEARCPNVWDCWNRGTATFMILGDVCTRSCGFCAVATGRPIEPDLDEPRRVAQAVRALSLRHAVITSVNRDELADGGAAIFAETIRAIRRLQDCAIEVLIPDFKGSHEAQDRIFEARPDILNHNTETVPRLYRSVRPQGKYSWSLELVSRAKQAGLVTKSGLMVGLGETGEEVRAVMADLVSSGCDILTLGQYLQPTPNHLPVIRYYLPEEFSSLKEDGLRLGFRHVESGPLVRSSYHAEEQSGRMAEKEIERR; from the coding sequence ATGAGCCCGCTTTCCCCTGGCGGATTTCCCCGAGACCGATCGCGGTTGCCGCCGTGGTTTCGGGTTCGGGCCTATCCGGGTCCGCGTTATCAGGGGATGAAAAACCTGGTTCACGATTTAAAACTTCACACCGTGTGCGAAGAGGCCCGCTGTCCGAATGTGTGGGATTGTTGGAACCGCGGAACGGCCACCTTCATGATCCTCGGTGATGTCTGTACGCGAAGCTGCGGCTTTTGCGCGGTCGCCACCGGGCGGCCGATCGAGCCGGACCTGGATGAACCCCGGCGGGTGGCTCAAGCGGTCCGGGCCTTGAGCCTGCGTCATGCCGTGATCACCTCGGTGAACCGGGATGAATTGGCCGACGGCGGCGCGGCGATCTTTGCCGAGACGATTCGAGCGATCCGGAGGCTGCAGGATTGCGCGATCGAGGTTCTGATCCCGGATTTCAAAGGGTCGCACGAGGCGCAGGACCGGATTTTTGAAGCCCGGCCGGACATCCTCAATCACAACACCGAAACCGTTCCCCGTCTGTATCGATCGGTGCGTCCTCAGGGAAAATATTCCTGGAGCCTTGAGCTCGTTTCACGGGCCAAGCAGGCAGGCCTCGTCACCAAAAGCGGGCTGATGGTGGGCTTGGGCGAGACGGGCGAGGAAGTTCGCGCCGTGATGGCCGATCTCGTTTCGTCCGGCTGCGATATCCTGACGCTGGGTCAGTATCTGCAACCGACGCCCAACCATCTTCCCGTGATCCGGTATTATCTTCCGGAAGAGTTTTCTTCTTTGAAGGAAGACGGCCTTCGCCTCGGGTTCCGACACGTCGAATCCGGGCCCTTGGTCCGAAGCTCCTACCACGCCGAGGAACAGAGCGGACGGATGGCTGAGAAAGAGATCGAGCGCCGGTAA
- a CDS encoding type II toxin-antitoxin system RelE/ParE family toxin, whose amino-acid sequence MRYAVRLAREAEKDLLALSRADRRLYDRILNNLESLADDPRMGKPLVGNHKGEFSLRVGDWRIVYETHASSKTVFVLTVKHRRHVY is encoded by the coding sequence ATGAGATATGCCGTCCGTCTTGCGCGGGAAGCCGAAAAAGATCTTCTCGCTCTTTCCCGCGCCGACCGGCGGCTTTACGATCGGATTCTCAACAACCTGGAATCGCTTGCGGACGACCCTCGAATGGGAAAACCGTTGGTGGGCAACCACAAAGGAGAATTTTCCCTTCGCGTGGGCGACTGGCGGATCGTCTACGAAACACATGCCTCCTCCAAAACGGTCTTTGTTCTCACGGTGAAACATCGCCGACATGTCTACTGA
- a CDS encoding type II toxin-antitoxin system Phd/YefM family antitoxin, producing MHKTYSLAEAKKHLSSLVREADEKYRRVVITRSGVEKAVLLSAEEYDGLIETLDVLSNRAERRAIARAKTQVRRGRTVSLEELKKKIGPA from the coding sequence ATGCACAAAACATACTCTCTGGCCGAGGCCAAGAAACATCTTTCGTCCCTCGTCCGCGAAGCGGATGAAAAATACCGCCGCGTCGTGATCACCCGCAGCGGCGTGGAAAAGGCGGTGCTCCTGAGCGCCGAGGAATACGACGGTCTGATTGAGACGCTCGACGTTCTCTCGAACCGGGCCGAGCGCCGCGCGATCGCCCGCGCGAAGACCCAGGTTCGCCGTGGCCGGACCGTTTCGCTGGAAGAACTCAAGAAAAAGATCGGCCCGGCATGA
- a CDS encoding four helix bundle protein, with the protein MSVKYFEELEIWKEARSMTNTIYKITHAPGFSRDYGLRNQVRRAAVSVMSNIAEGFERGGNQELIQFLYIAKGSCGEVRWQLYIAKDQGYIEEEKFNELFKSFKRLSVMIGNLIAYLKNSRMKGEKFKKPPHRTMQEEMDEIM; encoded by the coding sequence ATGTCGGTGAAATATTTTGAGGAGTTGGAGATCTGGAAAGAGGCGCGGTCTATGACGAATACAATCTATAAAATTACCCATGCGCCCGGTTTCTCCAGGGATTACGGATTGCGGAATCAGGTCCGTCGTGCGGCGGTCTCGGTCATGTCGAATATCGCCGAGGGATTCGAACGGGGCGGGAATCAGGAATTGATTCAGTTTCTGTACATCGCAAAAGGCTCCTGCGGCGAAGTCCGGTGGCAGCTTTATATTGCCAAAGACCAGGGGTACATTGAAGAAGAAAAGTTCAATGAATTATTCAAATCGTTTAAGAGGTTGTCGGTCATGATCGGCAACCTGATTGCTTATTTGAAAAACAGTCGGATGAAGGGGGAAAAGTTCAAAAAGCCTCCGCACCGGACAATGCAGGAAGAAATGGATGAGATTATGTAG
- a CDS encoding GGDEF domain-containing protein → MGHSSLPSGKTPLLFYFLMVVPWLTNYMEEGRFAQNPLGLAHEIGLSALIGAGVYVSLYYRKQFLRQRDEVERLAHTDALTTLGHPRALEEALVKEIARARRMDRPLSCLFADLDDFKTINDRFGHAAGNAVLQTVGKTIQGIIRQGMDLAFRYGGDEFVVILPEADKAQAYLIAQRLQQALSKLRPPAIPLKAVQACLTVAQLRPEQKATDLLGLVDKATRHAKTRTKNFIFDAEEMEKELQQ, encoded by the coding sequence ATGGGCCACTCGAGCCTCCCATCCGGCAAGACGCCGCTCCTCTTCTATTTCCTCATGGTCGTTCCTTGGTTGACAAACTATATGGAGGAGGGACGTTTCGCTCAGAATCCGCTCGGATTGGCTCATGAAATCGGTCTTTCGGCCCTGATCGGGGCCGGCGTTTATGTTTCCCTGTATTACCGAAAGCAATTTCTTCGACAGCGGGACGAAGTCGAGCGCTTGGCCCACACCGATGCCCTGACGACGCTGGGCCATCCGCGGGCGTTGGAAGAGGCCCTCGTTAAAGAAATCGCCCGGGCGCGTCGAATGGACCGACCGCTGTCCTGTCTCTTTGCGGACCTGGACGATTTCAAGACGATCAACGATCGGTTCGGACACGCCGCCGGGAACGCCGTGCTGCAGACCGTCGGCAAAACCATCCAGGGCATCATCCGCCAGGGAATGGATTTGGCCTTCCGCTACGGCGGGGACGAGTTCGTCGTGATCCTTCCCGAGGCGGACAAGGCCCAGGCCTACCTCATCGCTCAACGGCTGCAGCAGGCGCTGTCGAAGCTCCGTCCTCCCGCGATTCCGCTGAAAGCGGTTCAAGCCTGCCTGACCGTGGCCCAGCTTCGCCCCGAACAGAAAGCGACGGACCTGCTCGGTCTGGTGGACAAGGCGACCCGCCACGCCAAGACCCGCACAAAAAATTTCATCTTTGACGCGGAGGAGATGGAGAAGGAATTACAGCAATAA
- a CDS encoding sulfite exporter TauE/SafE family protein, translating into MPLDLLWLLPLFLLAAMLYSSVGHGGASAYLAILVLAGYARPEIAPTVLILNILVTVTGFTNYYRAGHFTPRLLWPFILASIPAAYLGGLVLLSQQTFSGILGGTLLIAGLRFILFTKPILPRPPVKPAWIYGIGLPVGLALGFLAGLIGIGGGIFLSPLLLLMGWADAKQTAAVSAAFIILNSLSGLAAHVLHGAIEPGLAVPLGLTVLIGGQIGSWWGAWKVPSKVLQQVLGVVLLIASLKMIRDLF; encoded by the coding sequence ATGCCTTTGGACCTGCTCTGGCTGCTTCCGTTGTTCCTGCTGGCCGCGATGCTTTATTCCTCGGTCGGACACGGCGGCGCGTCGGCCTATCTCGCCATTCTGGTGCTGGCCGGTTATGCCCGGCCGGAAATCGCGCCGACCGTATTGATCCTGAACATCCTGGTCACCGTGACCGGCTTCACCAATTATTATCGCGCAGGCCACTTCACTCCTCGTCTGCTGTGGCCTTTCATCCTGGCCTCCATCCCGGCCGCTTATCTGGGCGGGTTGGTGCTGCTGTCGCAGCAAACCTTCTCCGGGATTCTCGGAGGGACGCTTCTCATCGCCGGCCTCCGGTTTATCCTGTTCACAAAGCCGATTCTGCCCCGTCCCCCCGTGAAGCCGGCGTGGATCTACGGCATCGGACTGCCGGTGGGCCTGGCCCTTGGATTTCTGGCCGGCCTCATCGGCATCGGCGGAGGGATCTTCTTGAGTCCCCTTTTATTGCTGATGGGCTGGGCGGATGCCAAACAAACCGCCGCGGTTTCGGCCGCCTTTATTATTTTAAACTCCTTGAGCGGACTGGCCGCCCATGTTCTCCACGGAGCCATCGAACCGGGACTCGCCGTTCCCCTGGGGCTCACCGTCTTGATCGGCGGACAGATCGGTTCCTGGTGGGGCGCCTGGAAAGTTCCATCCAAAGTACTGCAGCAGGTCTTGGGCGTGGTCCTTCTCATCGCATCCCTCAAGATGATCCGGGACCTTTTCTGA
- a CDS encoding FAD-binding oxidoreductase, which translates to MPARDQKQMNLVLSEIRQETPEIKSFRLDLGPNKPFAFRPGQFVIITAEVWNPKRNRMGTANRAFSISSSPAEEDYIEIAAKRYPEGRITPWLHDAVKVGDLLNVKGPEGQFVFRENESDEIVLIAGGIGIAPYRSMIRYILAKGWPVRVKLLYSARTPADFAFKPEFDAAAQQHTHFQCVYTITRPDGTPWTGRVGRFDEAFFREQLGPLGTLYYLCGPDRMIKENAQTLTALGVPYPLIRSERW; encoded by the coding sequence ATGCCCGCGCGCGATCAAAAACAGATGAACCTGGTCCTCAGCGAGATCCGACAGGAGACGCCGGAGATCAAATCGTTTCGTCTTGATCTGGGGCCGAACAAGCCCTTCGCTTTCCGGCCCGGACAGTTTGTCATTATTACGGCCGAGGTCTGGAACCCGAAACGAAACCGGATGGGAACGGCGAACCGCGCCTTTTCGATATCGTCTTCCCCCGCCGAAGAGGACTACATCGAGATCGCGGCCAAACGGTATCCGGAAGGCCGCATCACACCCTGGCTGCATGACGCCGTCAAGGTGGGCGATCTCCTGAACGTTAAAGGCCCCGAGGGACAATTCGTGTTCAGGGAAAACGAGAGCGACGAAATTGTGCTGATCGCCGGCGGCATCGGCATTGCCCCCTACCGAAGCATGATCCGGTATATCCTCGCCAAAGGATGGCCGGTGCGAGTCAAACTTCTCTACAGCGCCCGAACTCCGGCGGATTTCGCGTTCAAGCCGGAATTCGACGCGGCGGCGCAACAACACACCCATTTTCAGTGCGTCTACACCATCACCCGTCCGGACGGAACCCCCTGGACCGGTCGTGTCGGCCGGTTTGACGAGGCCTTCTTTCGAGAACAGCTCGGACCGCTCGGAACGCTATACTATCTCTGCGGGCCGGACCGCATGATCAAGGAAAACGCCCAAACCCTCACGGCCCTGGGCGTTCCGTATCCCTTGATCCGGTCGGAACGCTGGTAG